One window from the genome of Myxococcales bacterium encodes:
- a CDS encoding addiction module protein, producing MSPLAKLRQQALLLSEQERVELAADLLDSVTPTASESWQVAWAALAQQRLADHRASGTEASTWEDVSARLRTTMHK from the coding sequence ATGAGCCCCCTCGCGAAACTTCGGCAGCAAGCGCTCCTGCTATCTGAGCAAGAACGCGTCGAGCTAGCGGCGGACTTGTTAGATAGCGTCACCCCCACCGCATCCGAGTCATGGCAGGTTGCGTGGGCAGCGCTTGCCCAGCAGCGGCTGGCGGACCACCGTGCCTCTGGAACCGAGGCATCTACGTGGGAAGATGTTAGCGCGCGACTACGTACAACTATGCATAAATGA
- a CDS encoding type II toxin-antitoxin system RelE/ParE family toxin yields the protein MTFQLRFLASAEQELRETAHWYDSHSDGTGVRFRACIADAMSAIATSPLSFRCLPSEPTVRSALVKQFPYAIIFSIEADHILVLAIAHTRRQPGYWRRQDAR from the coding sequence ATGACCTTCCAGTTGCGCTTCCTCGCAAGCGCGGAGCAAGAGCTGCGAGAGACTGCTCATTGGTACGACTCGCATAGCGATGGGACAGGGGTGCGATTTCGTGCTTGCATCGCCGACGCCATGAGCGCCATCGCCACATCGCCCCTGAGCTTCCGCTGCCTACCCTCGGAACCGACCGTCCGGTCAGCGCTGGTCAAGCAGTTTCCCTACGCCATCATATTCTCGATCGAGGCCGACCATATTCTCGTACTTGCCATCGCGCATACGCGCCGTCAGCCTGGATACTGGCGCAGGCAAGATGCTCGCTGA